From the Roseibium salinum genome, one window contains:
- a CDS encoding DEAD/DEAH box helicase — translation MSRPQFLSLPPSARSRTVTAVLGPTNTGKTHLAIERMLAQPSGLIGLPLRLLAREVYGRVAERAGPDAVALITGEEKIIPKNPRFWVSTVEAMPMDLNTEFVAIDEVQLAGNLDRGHVFTDRILNLRGKSETLLLGAATIRPLLERLLPGLNVVTRPRMSVLEYAGSKKVSRLPARSAIVAFSADEVYSIAELLRRQRGGAAVVLGSLSPRTRNAQVELFQNGDVEHLVATDAIGMGLNLDVHHIAFAGNRKYDGYQYRQLTAAEMGQIAGRAGRHTKDGTFGVTGRVDPLDDHLIEQIESHHFDTLKVLQWRNTALDFSSVDALRHSLDVVPKEDGLARAPTGDDIAALEQLLRDPAISDMARGEKAVELLWDVCQVPDYRKIAPANHAELLNTIYTHLMQDNVIADDWFTRQLAFADRTYGDIDTLANRIAHIRTWTYVANRPDWLADPAHWQGETRGIEDKLSDALHERLTQRFVDRRTSVLMRRLRENAMLEAEITSSGDVLVEGQHIGNLLGFRFAPDSAAEGPDGKTVRAAAQKALTSEIESRAEKLGKSDNPDFVLTSEGVIRWRGEPVAKLVAGEDVLSPTVLLLADEHLTGPARETVQNRLDLWINSQIGTLLKPLLDLKAGEGLEGLARGIAYRVVEGLGILERQEAADEIRQLDQDMRASLRKHGIRFGAYTIFVPALLKPAPSQLLAQLWALKHGSLDMNGMAELPQLSASGRTSIPVDETIDKALYKVVGFRVCGPRAVRVDILERLADLIRPLIAWKPLDAEVSPPEGAIAQGGGFTVTVAMTSLLGCAGEDFSAVLKTLGYRMESREVQRPAAAKPVATPAEQASAETPAETAEASPDAAETEPAEAQEAGAETSGEEASAQEAVAAAVESAAETTAAELAVAETAVAEADAPAEAASEAAAETVVEAAVEIAAEAPAEAASDEPAAEVETVTIEIWRPGRHDRRPRGRPDQRRGDNRKAQGEKRQGQGHQGKGGKGGPNRSRGGQPGGQRGFEGGQRRDKPREKPIDPNSPFAALLALKADMDKDKK, via the coding sequence ATGTCCCGTCCTCAATTCCTGTCGTTGCCGCCGTCAGCACGGTCACGCACCGTGACTGCAGTCCTCGGTCCGACCAATACCGGAAAAACGCATCTGGCCATCGAGCGCATGCTTGCGCAGCCTTCCGGGCTGATCGGCCTGCCCCTGCGGCTGCTGGCGCGCGAGGTCTACGGCCGCGTTGCCGAACGCGCGGGCCCGGATGCCGTCGCGCTGATCACCGGCGAAGAAAAGATCATTCCGAAAAACCCGCGCTTCTGGGTATCGACCGTCGAGGCGATGCCCATGGACCTCAACACGGAATTCGTCGCCATCGACGAGGTCCAGCTTGCGGGCAACCTGGATCGCGGCCATGTCTTCACGGACCGCATCCTGAACCTGCGCGGCAAGTCCGAGACCCTGCTTCTGGGCGCCGCGACAATCCGCCCGCTGCTGGAAAGGCTGCTGCCCGGGCTCAACGTGGTCACCCGTCCGCGCATGTCCGTTCTGGAATATGCCGGCTCCAAGAAGGTCTCCCGCCTGCCGGCACGTTCGGCGATCGTCGCCTTCTCGGCCGACGAGGTCTATTCGATCGCGGAACTGCTCCGCCGCCAGCGGGGCGGTGCGGCCGTCGTCCTGGGTTCCTTGAGCCCGCGCACCCGCAACGCCCAGGTGGAGCTGTTCCAGAACGGCGACGTGGAACACCTGGTTGCGACCGACGCCATCGGCATGGGCCTGAACCTCGACGTCCATCACATCGCCTTTGCCGGCAACCGCAAATATGACGGCTACCAGTACCGCCAGCTGACCGCCGCGGAGATGGGCCAGATCGCCGGGCGCGCCGGCCGGCACACGAAAGACGGCACGTTCGGCGTGACCGGGCGGGTCGATCCGCTGGACGATCACCTGATCGAGCAGATCGAAAGCCACCACTTCGACACCCTCAAAGTGCTGCAATGGCGCAACACTGCGCTGGATTTTTCATCCGTCGACGCACTGCGCCACAGCCTGGATGTGGTCCCGAAAGAGGATGGTCTCGCAAGGGCGCCGACGGGAGACGATATCGCGGCTCTTGAACAATTGTTGCGCGATCCGGCAATATCCGACATGGCAAGGGGCGAAAAAGCGGTCGAATTGCTATGGGACGTGTGTCAGGTGCCCGACTATCGTAAGATCGCGCCGGCCAACCATGCGGAGCTGCTGAACACGATTTACACCCATCTGATGCAGGATAATGTCATTGCCGACGACTGGTTTACCCGTCAATTGGCCTTCGCAGACCGCACATATGGTGATATCGACACACTCGCAAACCGGATTGCTCACATCCGGACCTGGACTTATGTCGCCAATCGCCCCGACTGGCTGGCCGATCCGGCCCACTGGCAGGGCGAGACGCGCGGCATCGAAGATAAACTATCCGACGCCCTTCACGAGCGGCTGACACAGCGCTTCGTGGATCGGCGGACAAGTGTATTGATGCGACGTTTGAGAGAGAACGCAATGCTGGAAGCGGAAATTACATCGAGCGGCGATGTGCTCGTGGAAGGTCAGCACATCGGAAACCTGCTTGGCTTCCGGTTCGCGCCCGATTCCGCGGCCGAGGGCCCGGATGGCAAGACCGTTCGCGCGGCCGCGCAAAAGGCCCTGACGAGCGAGATCGAGTCCCGCGCTGAAAAGCTCGGCAAGTCCGACAATCCGGACTTCGTGCTGACCTCCGAAGGCGTCATCCGCTGGCGCGGCGAACCGGTGGCCAAGCTGGTGGCCGGTGAAGACGTGCTGTCGCCGACGGTGCTGCTCCTGGCGGACGAACACCTGACCGGGCCCGCCCGGGAAACCGTGCAGAACCGCCTGGACCTCTGGATCAATTCGCAGATCGGCACGCTGTTGAAGCCGCTTCTGGACCTGAAGGCCGGCGAAGGCCTGGAAGGCCTGGCGCGCGGTATCGCCTACCGTGTCGTGGAAGGCCTCGGCATTCTTGAGCGCCAGGAAGCAGCCGATGAAATCCGCCAGCTGGACCAGGACATGCGCGCCTCGCTGCGCAAGCACGGCATCCGGTTCGGCGCCTATACCATCTTCGTCCCGGCCCTGCTGAAACCGGCGCCGAGCCAGCTCCTGGCCCAGCTGTGGGCCCTCAAGCACGGTTCGCTGGACATGAACGGCATGGCCGAACTGCCGCAACTGTCGGCATCCGGCCGCACCTCCATCCCGGTCGATGAGACCATCGACAAGGCGCTTTACAAGGTCGTCGGCTTCCGGGTCTGCGGCCCGAGGGCCGTGCGCGTCGATATCCTGGAGCGCCTGGCCGACCTGATCCGTCCGCTGATCGCCTGGAAACCGCTCGACGCCGAAGTCAGCCCGCCCGAAGGCGCGATCGCCCAGGGCGGCGGCTTCACCGTAACGGTTGCCATGACCTCTTTGCTCGGCTGTGCGGGCGAGGATTTCTCCGCCGTTCTCAAGACCCTCGGCTACCGCATGGAGAGCAGGGAAGTGCAGCGGCCGGCCGCCGCGAAACCTGTGGCGACGCCAGCGGAACAGGCGAGCGCCGAGACGCCTGCCGAAACGGCTGAGGCAAGCCCGGACGCCGCTGAGACGGAGCCTGCCGAAGCGCAAGAAGCCGGTGCGGAAACCTCCGGCGAGGAAGCCTCCGCTCAGGAAGCTGTCGCCGCGGCGGTAGAATCCGCAGCCGAGACCACCGCTGCAGAGCTTGCCGTTGCCGAGACAGCCGTTGCCGAAGCGGATGCTCCAGCGGAAGCTGCATCCGAGGCTGCCGCCGAAACGGTCGTCGAAGCCGCTGTCGAGATAGCAGCGGAAGCCCCCGCGGAAGCTGCATCGGACGAACCCGCGGCCGAAGTGGAAACGGTCACCATCGAGATCTGGCGG